DNA from Globicephala melas chromosome 5, mGloMel1.2, whole genome shotgun sequence:
CCTCTACCCATTCCACTGCACCATCTGGAACCTTCAGCTACTCTGGGTCTGCATCTTCCTGGTAGGCTGGCCGTCCTCAGTTCCTCCAACGTGTGGCTCCCTCCCgactctccaggcctcagttcccAGAACCCTCCTCTGCCTACCCTGCTGAACCACGTCCCTTAGGTTAATCTCTTCTCAGCACTCACGAGTGCGCCTTGTGTAAGTATCACTGTGATTGTACTTGCCACTTGTGTGACCGTTTCTTGCGTGTCTCAGAGACCATACGGGAACTAGCACAGGGTTAATCCTTAGTAGACGCTCCCATCTTTATCAGATAGgtggaattttaatttcattttaaagcagTGGGGTGAAAACCCTGTGTGAAAGAGTAAAGCCTAAAACGAGCGCTGCCTCCTTCGAGACGCACAGCCTTCAAGACCCGAGAAGACTTGAGTGGGCCGTGCTAGAGCCTCACGGTCGCTAGGCTGCCGGGGCCAGGGTGGGGCGGGCCGGGGGAGCTGAGCCGTGTGCGCCTCTCATCCGCCCTGACCTCCTTCGTTCAGCAGCTGAAGCATTGTCTTGGAACCACAAACGTTTGTATCTGTGCGAAGTTTTTTAACACGTTATTTCTTCTGTTAGATAAAGGTTAAGGCTTGGGGTGTGTCCCGGTAACTTTTACCCCACGGTGCCAAATAATTGCTAACGTGTGTATTGAGTCCTTAAGTGTTCTAGGTGCTCTGAGTGTGTGTGGTTTTGTCCTCATAACCTCACTGTGTTAGGTActgttatccctgttttataaccaaagaagctgagacccagagaggttaaccaGATCACATGGGCAGTTCCGTGACAGCCAGGGATGTGGCCCCAGGCCCCGTGTTCTTTAGCTGAGGCAGCCACCTGCGCCCCTTCCTGGCTCTGCCGTCTGCGGGGGTTGCACGTCCTCTTAGCCTGGAGCAGGACTGATGGTGGTTCTGCAGGTTTTCAGCTGCTGGTCTTTATACCTCATTGGCTTTTGTCTAAACCCCAGAaaagtttgtctgttttttaatccAGCCATTGAAATTCTAGGGCAAACTAGTGATTTGAGACGGTGTCATTAAATAGACCGTGTGTGACGTAAACGGGGCTTACAGTGTTGAGTTGCCCATGCAGTTGGTACAGAATGCAAACGCTGTTCTTCTTTAACTTCGTGTAGGCATTCAGGGCTTCTGCAAGGACTTGCTGGAGGTGGCGGACATTCTGGAGAAGGCAACACAGTGCGTCCCGAAGGAGGAGATTAGAGACGATAACCCGCACCTGAAGAACCTCTACGAGGGGCTCGTGATGACTGAGGTCCAGATCCAGAAGGTGTTCAGGAAGCACGGCTTACTCCGGCTGAACCCCGCGGGGGCCAAGTTCGACCCCTACGAGCACGAGGCCTTGTTCCACACGCCGGTTGAGGGCAAGGAGCCAGGCACGGTGGCGCTCGTTAACAAAGTGGGGTACAAGCTGCACGGGCGCACCCTGAGACCCGCCCTGGTTGGGGTGGTGAAGGCGGCTTAGCGGCCCCCACGGGCTCCGGGGCTTTGTTACGATCACTCGCTGACTCAGGCCACTTCATCTTTCCTCAGCTGCGGGTGCGCGTGACCTTTTCCTAAACCTTGTTGCCAGGCTTTAGTGACCAGTGGCTGGACAGGAAGTAAGCCAGTTGCACAGTTGTGTTAATGAACATTCGGGAGTTACTAGTTCCACGTGCTCACAGGACAGGCCGGCGGGATGCTACCGGACCCTAGGGTATCAGGAAAAACACCGTGTCTGCTCAAACTCTGGTG
Protein-coding regions in this window:
- the GRPEL1 gene encoding grpE protein homolog 1, mitochondrial; this translates as MPRARADPAAVMAARCVRVARHSLPALALSLRSSPRLLCTATKQKNNGQNLEEDMGQNEQKTDLPSAEKTLMEEKVKLEEQLKETMEKYKRALADTENLRQRSQKLVEEAKLYGIQGFCKDLLEVADILEKATQCVPKEEIRDDNPHLKNLYEGLVMTEVQIQKVFRKHGLLRLNPAGAKFDPYEHEALFHTPVEGKEPGTVALVNKVGYKLHGRTLRPALVGVVKAA